In the genome of Arabidopsis thaliana chromosome 4, partial sequence, the window TTGGAATGTTTTCGATAAGAAACTTTGTCTTTCATACCCAGGGTGTTTGGCTCGGGTATAAGTTAGATAAATATAATGGAAGTTTGATTAAGCTTCTCGTATACCCGAGGTGGTTGGCTCGGGTACAGATTGCCTGAGCCAAAGTTGggtttaatatattttgttccaAGCTGATCGACTTGGTACTAGGTTATTCGGGATAACTGAATTTCTAAGCATTGAGGCAAAACTAGATAAGAAATTGTATTTAGCCAAATCAAAAGCTCGGCACCAGTGTTTATGATAACTGGGTTTTAGTTTGTGAGGCAATTGACTCGGTACCAATGTAAAGTCACAACTAGGTTTTGGCTTCCGAGGTGATCGGCTCGGACCAGTTAGGACTGGGTTTTTGTAGGAGTGAATGTATTGGAGCGTTTTCGGGCGAAGCTTTGTCTTTCATGCCCGAGGTGGTTAGCTCGGTACCAGTGTGTTGATAGTAACTGGATTTTAGTGGACTTGAATACCCACGGTTGCGACCCGATCTGATTCAGTCATTTACCAACGTTTAGAAACGAGCTGGGGCACCGGTGTTAAGTATAACCGGGTTTCAGAAGATAGAATTCATAGCTTGCTCGGGAAAAACATAAGAGTAGATTGTTATCTCGAATATTTATATAGCGCGCTGTAACCAAAGCGGTGTAAATGAAACTTTGACAATAATAGGCCGTCGCCcgttaaaatatttcagagtaaaaagatttagaaatcaaatttcaagaaaatttgaaGTAGAAAAAATGAAGTTCAACTTTAAACCGAAGCGAGAGTTTAAAATTGAAGTGGGAGTATAGATATACAGACCCCACTccaccctttttttttgtggggcTAGCTGAACTCGTCCGGAGACAACCAACCCGTAGTTCAAGTTATGGTGAAAAGGCCGAAGCTCTTTTTTTACTCGATAGAagagtttattttttactcGGTAGAGGAGTCTTTTCGCTCGGTAGACGAGTGTTTTTGCTCAGTAGATGAGTCTTTTTCCTCAATAGACTAGTATTTTTGCTTGGTAGACGAGTGTTTTTGCaagtttacacaaaaaatataacatagaatgcatatatatgattgagtTGTGCTTGTTAGATTTTAATAGATAACACttatgttattggtttggAGATAAAGATGATGACATCTACGACATGGACGATCTGAATCTCGGTGCGCTTGATGACTGTCTATTGAGCTCAGTTGACTGTGTCCTGATGCGATTCAGATGTTTTCTGAAGCATTCTCACAATCGGCTCGGGCTGTGTTCATAAGATTAACATCCGCGCAATTTTACGACCTCTCTCTGAAACGGTTGATCGAATAAGGTCCCGAGGTGCTTTGTTCTAGGCTAGGGGCAAATCATATGTTTAACCATGAAGTGATTGTTATTCTTAGACTGTTTGGCTCGGTCTTGCTTGTGGTGGAATCCGACCCCAACACCTCTCAGACACACCATCATCATTAACTCacggtttttgtttttaaacccTAAGCTCTCTATAAATAAGAAGCCATCATTGAACTCCTTCCTTCACAAACCATTACTCTCTAGATTTTTAAGAATCTTGACGATGGCAAATGAAGGAGTGTCTCTTATCTGCCCCCTCGACCTAGGCATCCCTCTGTTCTTATACGGTGACAGTTTCGACCCGACCAGTGTCCTCTTCCCTCACTATGTCTTCTACTTTCCTCCAAAGgataaaaaagaatcatacgATTTTGCGGACAAGGTTGGTTATCGCCTCTTCTAAAGATGTAGATTGCTGTTCTTTTTAAACCTCTTTGGGTATTTTGCGTTTTAGGTCATTGAGAAGCACCGTCGTGCTTGCGACGAGAGGCAGCATCTAGGCCTTAAAAGGCAGACGCTCGAAGCTCGCATCGCGCAGATGGAGAGGAAAGTAAGGGCTTTAGAGTGTGACTCCTTTTAATGGGAGTGGAGGAACTTTGACTCATTTGCTAAGATTCCGCGCATGCTTCAGATGTATCTTGGCAGCCAAGGTCGGGTCCCTGATCCCAATCGCGTACCAGTCAAAGTAATTCCCTTTGACAGCGAAGAGggcgatgaagaagaggatatAAACACCTGGAAGCGTGTAAAAACGAACCCAAGGTGGGCGACAAAACCGAGGCGTCCACTTCAAAGTCCAAGCCGACAATGAAGGAGTTTGTTCCTGAGCCTTTTCCAAAAATGTCCCCGAACTAAAAgtcccattttttttatttttttttggttggacTCATTATGGGCTTCAGGCTATTTGTATTTATGAAAACTCAGCTCTGATATGATATATTCACGGGAACAAGCTTAAATGCAGGAATAGCTGACAGATATCGATTTCTCCGCAAATCACTCTCTGATATGATTTTTAGAACTACGATGATCCTATAAATTGacatttgattttgcttttctcttcatctttttctttggcaGATATGGAGATCGACCTTTACAGTACGGAGACTGTGCCAGATCACTCCGCAGACGGAATGATACGGGAAGAAGTTCCAAAAGTTCCGGACCAACGACCCCCTCTTCCTCGCGGATACTTTCGCTCTGAAATTTGGACTCCGTGCACGCTAATCAAAGATCTTCCAGAAAGAGACCAATAAATCGCGATGGGGTTCATAAAGAAGCTCGCATTTTGTCAGCAGAAACTTTCAATCGAGAGGAGGTCACTACGGAAAAAGATTCCTCAGATGGAGCAAAAGATTACCAAGATCTCAAGGGAACTTCATAACTTCGAATCTCACCCCAGAGAATGGCTCGAGTTAGGTTTCGCCGACTTCGCAGACATCCCGAGTTGCATGATGCCGATTTTTGACTTGGCCGGATTCGTAGTTCAACTGTTTTGCTCCTCGAAGAGGATATCTTAACTCCAGATGGGCTAAGACAAAGAAGATCTAGGTCTTGGCCTTGCTTGCTTTTCACTTTTCCCgaataattgttgtttttgcttcCCGCTTTGTATGTTCGCATAGTCGGactttttttagaaataagaaTAAGTTTTTATTAGTAGTTGAACTCTTGTTCgagctgcctacgtacccaTTCCGGGATCAACTCACACGGTAGTTCATGtacaacataaataaaatgcGTGTCATTAAACATAAAACCTTTTCAAATTCACCACATTCCATAGTCGCTAAACTGATCTATCTTCGAGGTCTATTAACCTATAAACACCGTTTCGGACTACTTCAGTAATGATATAAGGTCCTTCCTAATTAATCCCGAGCTTGCCTACTCCTTCTTCTCGTGTATTGTCGAAAACTCGGTTTAGGACATCGTCTCCTACAAAGAAAGGTCTGCTTTTAACCTTGGCACTGTTGTATCAAGCCGCCGCTTGctgataattttgaatttagatTAAAGCTTGGTCTCGTCTTTCATTAATGAGTCCAGCGACTCATCAAGCATTGCTGAATTTTCGGCTTTGTTCAGAGGAGCCTCTGTTTGGCGAAGTCGTGGAACATTGAGTTCGGCCGGGACAACTGCTTCTCTCCCGTAAACCACAGAGAACGGAGTCTCCCTAGTAGACCTTCTAAGAGTCATGTGATCAGCCCACAAAACGGGTTGGAGCTCATCGCACCATCCACCTTTTAGATGATTCAAACGCTTCTTGAGATTGCTTAAAATTGTCTTGTTTGAGCCTCGGCTTGGCCATTCCCTTGCGGATATCGAGGTGTGGAGTAACTGAATTTGATCCCCCAATCCAAACAAAAAGCTTCAAAATCGTGCGAAATGAATTGTGGTCCGTTATCGGTGACTATCTCGTATGGGACACCATGCCGGcatatgatatttttctaCATGAAAGTTTTCACTGCCGAATCTTTGATATTAACATATGCCTCTGCTTCAATCCACTTCGAGAAGTAGTCCGTCAAAATCATGAGATTTTGTACACCTCTTGTTGACTTATGTAATGGTCCGACAATGTCCATCGACCACCTCATAAACGGGTATGGGGcagagatagaagaaaaaaactctgaAGGTTGATGGATTAATGGTGCATGAAGTTGGCAGTGCTTACACCTTTAGGCAAACTTCACACATTCTGTTATCATAGTAGGCCAATTATATCCTAGTCTTTTTATCTTGAAGGCCATAGCCCTTTCCGATGAATGACTTCCGTAAAGGGTTTCGTGCATTTCGCTCATGACAATCTCAACTTCGGGTCCAAAAATGCATAGCAAGTAAGGATCGCTAACAACTCGCCTATACAATACGCTCTTGGCTAGACAAAACTTTCCGCTAACGATTCTCATCTTTCTGGCCTGCCACTAGATTTTTGGGAGCTCCCCTGTTAAAATGTAATGCTTTATAGGCTCCCTCCAATCAGCCCCCCAATGTTTAACCGAATTTTGGTCTACTTCGTGGAATATTCATGGTTCCGGTTCAGGATGCTCATTAGGtccaaaactttcttcttcgaCAAGGGGCTCTGTGACGCCCCTGAATCACTCTATGACCGGACAAGCCAAGGGCAACCCGGAAACGCTACGGTGATAGCTCACACAGCCAACCCAACTTAGATTCCAAAAGAATTTAGACCCTTAGACAAATCATCCACATGAACCATCCCTCACGAACGCGGTTTAGGCTTTTACCCTTGCCATGATcatgagttttgtttgtttacacAAGACTAATATGGAATGGAACACACTCTCTATACgaaaataatcttttataacatataaattcTCAGACAACCAAGTATCCAAAACTTTTTAACAATGGGCCCTTTAGCAAACACActcaaatccaacaaaaatcaaaatcattaagttttgcataaaacaacaaactcTATACCGGATTTTCTACGTCCTGAGCATCCCTCTAATGGTTCCTGATATGGATCAAATTACCCTAAGAACTATTCTCTCgaataagagatcaattgtagtatttaaggatcgatttccacaaagttcttttgttcacacagTGAGTTGAATGTCAAGATttaagctagcagggtatgattgaaataataagaaaacaaattaaaaagacagcagattgattggttgtaacaattaaataaagagataggaacagggtattctcaggaaactattggttactagatctaatgaaagctaggttgttatcgaaccattcttaaactcaaactctaattatgcAATAATcggtggtgttccgcgaaactccctatgtctatagctaagaataaccggagaagccgagaaatctttaacctaaacatgaattctaaacgagttcaattgttcaccttagtagataggccgattcttattacacacctgTAAACCAGGCtgatcaaataatagatccaattacagatacctatggtgggcatatctattgtctggattcaagatctagttaattactctagatctagcattaagaacaatcaaagatgaagaattctacagataacctaacATGGGGgcgatctactaaaccatatgaatccttaatgagaaaccctattcctaacaagcaaactactcagacatattgaatgaaacaaacaacataattgagatagaaataataaacacaacaaataagataagggaaagaagggatctctgCACTGTATTAAGAACTAAATGAATCTCTCAAGGACAAaggatgaatagcttatgtctctcgAAATAGGGTTGGCAAAGAACTTCctaaaagaaacttaggtctaaataaaatataaaaagccTATAAAAcgtccagggactaataatgcaaat includes:
- a CDS encoding hypothetical protein (DUF3287) (Protein of unknown function (DUF3287); CONTAINS InterPro DOMAIN/s: Protein of unknown function DUF3287 (InterPro:IPR021704); BEST Arabidopsis thaliana protein match is: Protein of unknown function (DUF3287) (TAIR:AT5G35603.2); Has 32 Blast hits to 32 proteins in 2 species: Archae - 0; Bacteria - 0; Metazoa - 0; Fungi - 0; Plants - 32; Viruses - 0; Other Eukaryotes - 0 (source: NCBI BLink).), which codes for MANEGVSLICPLDLGIPLFLYGDSFDPTSVLFPHYVFYFPPKDKKESYDFADKVIEKHRRACDERQHLGLKRQTLEARIAQMERKMYLGSQGRVPDPNRVPVKVIPFDSEEGDEEEDINTWKRVKTNPRWATKPRRPLQNMEIDLYSTETVPDHSADGMIREEVPKVPDQRPPLPRGYFRSEIWTPCTLIKDLPERDQ